In Sebaldella sp. S0638, the genomic window AGCAGACTTGGCGAACTCGCGGAATATATAAAGCAAAACAGAGAGAAGAAAATAACAGTAATAGTATCAGGCGATCCTGGATTTTACAGTATGCTGAACTATCTGGAAAATATTTTCGGCAGGGAAGAGATAGAGGTTATTCCCGGGATTTCTTCTGTTCAGTATATGTTCGCAAAACTGGGACTGCACTGGTATGATGCTTTTGTTTCCAGCCTTCACGGTAAGGAATTTGATTTTGCAGAAAAAATGAATAATTATAATAAAATGGGTCTGTTAACAGATAATAAGTTTACACCGCAGAAAATAGCCGAAGAGCTTTTCAGAAATAATCAAAATAATATAAAAATTTTTGTAGGGGAAAATTTATCCTATGAAAATGAAAAAATATGGGAGTTTTTTCCAGAAAATCTATATAATTTTGAATATGGATTCGGGATTAATGTAGTAGTATTAGTAAGATCAGAGACTGATAAAATATAAATTGTGAAATGTTAGGAGAGAAATGTATCACATAAAAGACAGTGAATTTATAAGAGGAAAAGTCCCTATGACAAAAGAGGAAGTAAGGGCTGTAAGTATAGCAAAGCTGGATATGAAAGATACTGATATCTGTCTGGATATAGGCGCGGGGACTGGCTCTGTATCTATAGAAATGGCACGTTTTGCCTCTAAGGGCAGAGTCTATGCCATAGAAGAAAAGCAGGAAGCAGTGGATTTGATAAAAGAAAATATGAAAAAATTTCATATTTCCAATATTGAAATTATAGAGGGCAAAGCTCCGGAAGTTCTGAATAAAGTAAACGCGGATAAGATATTTATAGGCGGTTCCGGGGGAAATCTAAACGAGATAATAAGATATTCATATGAATACTTAAATATAGACGGGAAAATTGTTTTGAATTTTATTGTTTTGGAAAATATTTTTACTGCATTGGAAAGCTTGAAAAAAACAGGATTCAAAAATATAGAAATAACCCAGATGATGATAAGCAGAAATAAAACAATAAAAGATTTTAATATGATGGTTGCGGAAAATCCGATATATATCATTTCAGCAGAAAGGTGATAAAATGAAGGGAAAATTTTACGGAGTGGGTGTAGGTGTAGGCGATGAAGAAGAACTTACATTAAAAGCAGTGAGAATATTGAAAAGTGCTGATGTTCTCGTATTGCCCGAAGCTAAAAAAAATGAAGGAAGTACAGCATTTGAAATAGTAAAGGAACATATCAGGGAAAATACAGAGAAACTTTTTCTGGAATTTCCTATGCTTGAGGATATAAAGGAAAAAGAAAAAAGCAGAAAGAAAAATGCTGATATAATCAAGGAAGAGCTGGAAAACGGAAAGAATGTAGTTTTTTTGACAATCGGCGACCCTATGGTTTTTAGCACTTATACATATATTCTGGAATATCTTGAAGAAACTGACAGAGTGGAAACAGTTCCGGGAATAACTTCATTCGGGAGTATGGCTTCAAGACTGAATATACCCCTTGTAATAGGTGATGAGGATCTTAAAATAGTATCATTAAATAAAAATACCGATATTTATAAGGAAATAGAGAATAATACCAATGTTGTTTTTATGAAATTAAGCAGGAATTTTGAAAGGCTGAAAAAAGCACTGGAAGATACAGGGAATATTGAAAATTCCATATTAATATCAAATTGTGGGAAAGAAAACGAGGAAATAATAACAGATGTAGCAAAGGCTGAAAAAATCCATTATTTTTCCACTTTAATATTAAAAAAAGGAGGACTGAAAAAGTGGAGAAAGTTTATTTTATAGGTGCAGGGCCGGGAGATCCTGATCTGATTACCGTAAAAGGAAAGAAAATAGTAGAGAAAGCGGATATAATAATTTATGCCGGTTCACTGGTAAATAAAGATATTATTGCCTGTCATAAGGATGGTGCCGAAATCTATAATTCAGCGGTGATGAACCTTGACGAAGTTATGGAGGTAACTGTAAACGGGATAAAAGATAATAAAACAGTAGCAAGAGTGCATACAGGAGATCCGAGTATTTACGGTGCAATAAGAGAACAGATGGATATTCTTGACGAACACGGGATAGAATATGAGGTAATTCCCGGAGTCAGCTCATTTGTAGCATCGGCTGCGGCAATAAAAAAGGAATTTACACTTCCTGATGTAAGTCAGACTGTAATTTGTACAAGGCTCGAAGGGAGAACCCCTGTTCCAGAAGGGGAAAGTCTTGAATCACTTGCGAGTCATAAGGCTTCAATGGCAATATTTTTATCTGTTCAGATGATAGACAGTGTGGTGGAAAGACTAAGTAAGTATTATGAGAAGGAAACACCTGTAGCTGTGATACAAAAAGCAACATGGCCTGATCAGAAAATAGTAAACGGCACATTGGAAAATATAGCAGAGCTTGTAAAAAAGGAAAATATAACAAAAACTGCACAGATTCTCGTAGGATGGTTTATGGGAGACAAGTATTCCAAATCAAAGCTATATGATAAAAGTTTTACACATGAGTATAGAAAGGGAAGCGGTGAATGAAAACAGCTGTTTATTGTGTAAGTAAAAATGCCCTGAAACTGGCTGAAATAATAAAGACAGATAAAAGGTACAATACAGACCTGTATATATCCAAACGTATATCAGAGTATGCAGAAAATCTGGATTGTATAGTAATGCAGGGAACATTGAAAGAGACAGTAAATGAAACATTTAATGTATATGATCTGCATGTATTTATTACCGCAGCAGGAATAGCAGTAAGGGTAATAGACGGTCTTCCGGATTCCAAGGACAAAGATCCGGCAATAGTGGTAGCTGATGAACAGGGGAATTTTGTTATTTCTTTGTTATCAGGACATCTTGGAGGAGCCAATGAGGAATGCCGGTATCTTGCGGGAATTTTGGGGAGCATTCCGGTAATTACCACTGCTTCTGATGCAGGGGGTAAGATAGCTGTGGATACTTTATCGCAGAAGCTGGATGCCGGACTTGCGGATTTAGAAGGGGCTAAAAAGGTCACTGCACTAATAGTGAACGGAGAAAAGGTGAAGCTTATACTGCCTGAAAATATAACGCAGAAAGATGAGAATGTTTCCGGGGC contains:
- the cbiG gene encoding cobalt-precorrin 5A hydrolase: MKTAVYCVSKNALKLAEIIKTDKRYNTDLYISKRISEYAENLDCIVMQGTLKETVNETFNVYDLHVFITAAGIAVRVIDGLPDSKDKDPAIVVADEQGNFVISLLSGHLGGANEECRYLAGILGSIPVITTASDAGGKIAVDTLSQKLDAGLADLEGAKKVTALIVNGEKVKLILPENITQKDENVSGAIIVSNRKNIEISKIIPKNIILGVGCKKDTEKAEILHAVNDALEKYNLEPGSVKKGASAWLKKDEKGLLEAFSELGKELVFFSKEEILELEGKIHKESEFVKAQTGVSAVSEPCAYLASGKNGKFIAEKLIYKGITISIYEEAYGAEEI
- the cobI gene encoding precorrin-2 C(20)-methyltransferase, whose translation is MKGKFYGVGVGVGDEEELTLKAVRILKSADVLVLPEAKKNEGSTAFEIVKEHIRENTEKLFLEFPMLEDIKEKEKSRKKNADIIKEELENGKNVVFLTIGDPMVFSTYTYILEYLEETDRVETVPGITSFGSMASRLNIPLVIGDEDLKIVSLNKNTDIYKEIENNTNVVFMKLSRNFERLKKALEDTGNIENSILISNCGKENEEIITDVAKAEKIHYFSTLILKKGGLKKWRKFIL
- the cbiT gene encoding precorrin-6Y C5,15-methyltransferase (decarboxylating) subunit CbiT; the encoded protein is MYHIKDSEFIRGKVPMTKEEVRAVSIAKLDMKDTDICLDIGAGTGSVSIEMARFASKGRVYAIEEKQEAVDLIKENMKKFHISNIEIIEGKAPEVLNKVNADKIFIGGSGGNLNEIIRYSYEYLNIDGKIVLNFIVLENIFTALESLKKTGFKNIEITQMMISRNKTIKDFNMMVAENPIYIISAER
- the cobM gene encoding precorrin-4 C(11)-methyltransferase → MEKVYFIGAGPGDPDLITVKGKKIVEKADIIIYAGSLVNKDIIACHKDGAEIYNSAVMNLDEVMEVTVNGIKDNKTVARVHTGDPSIYGAIREQMDILDEHGIEYEVIPGVSSFVASAAAIKKEFTLPDVSQTVICTRLEGRTPVPEGESLESLASHKASMAIFLSVQMIDSVVERLSKYYEKETPVAVIQKATWPDQKIVNGTLENIAELVKKENITKTAQILVGWFMGDKYSKSKLYDKSFTHEYRKGSGE
- the cbiE gene encoding precorrin-6y C5,15-methyltransferase (decarboxylating) subunit CbiE codes for the protein MEKIKVAGLGPGNPDYILPAAGKAIADSEIVIGGKRNIESVKELTEGKEIKYIDSRLGELAEYIKQNREKKITVIVSGDPGFYSMLNYLENIFGREEIEVIPGISSVQYMFAKLGLHWYDAFVSSLHGKEFDFAEKMNNYNKMGLLTDNKFTPQKIAEELFRNNQNNIKIFVGENLSYENEKIWEFFPENLYNFEYGFGINVVVLVRSETDKI